From Salvia splendens isolate huo1 chromosome 3, SspV2, whole genome shotgun sequence, a single genomic window includes:
- the LOC121793496 gene encoding probable serine incorporator has product MDEHGRSVDPATIGTSTRGNGGSHGLGQKDIKCSARKKKSLRARYAYGVIFLLTNIIAWLFRDYGERIFPVLPYSRACGAEERECYHTMGVLRVSLGCFIFFFIMFLTTCNISKLYQVRAAWHSGWWGLKSVMLLISFVIPFFIPSGYIQIYGELARVGAGVFLILQLISVIEFITWWNNYWMPDDNNKSSNCSIGLFMSTVFYIASACGIAVMYVLYASKMSCTLNIFFITWTGVLLIVMMAISLHSRVNRGLLSSGIMASYIVFLCWSAIRSEPATEKCSHDRESGHHIGWSTIVGFVIALFAIVIATFSTGIDSQSFQFRKDAVEREEDDLPYGYGFFHLVFSLGAMYFAMLFISWNLGSLTRKWSIDVGWASTWVKIVNEWFAATIYMWKLIFPTLRETKVMNHEEETTEQV; this is encoded by the exons ATGGACGAGCATGGTCGGAGTGTTGACCCTGCAACGATAGGGACTTCAACGAGGGGGAATGGAGGCTCCCATGGTTTGGGGCAGAAGGATATTAAGTGCTCTGCCCGGAAGAAGAAGTCTTTGAGGGCTCGATATGCTTATGGTGTCATTTTTCTGTTGACGAATATTATAGCTTGGCTTTTCAGAGATTATGGTGAAAGGATTTTTCCTGTGCTGCCTT ATTCAAGAGCTTGCGGGGCTGAGGAGAGAGAATGCTATCATACAATGGGAGTGCTTCGCGTCAGCTTAGGATGCTTT ATATTCTTCTTTATAATGTTTCTGACGACGTGTAATATCAGCAAACTGTATCAAGTACGAGCAGCGTGGCATTCTGGATGGTGGGGTTTGAAGTCTGTCATGTTGCTCATCTCCTTCGTGATTCCCTTCTTCATTCCCTCGGGCTATATTCAAATATACG GTGAACTCGCTCGTGTTGGTGCAGG ggtttttttaattcttcagCTCATTAGTGTGATTGAGTTTATCACATGGTGGAACAACTATTGGATGCCAGATGACAACAACAAATCTAG CAACTGTTCCATTGGGCTATTCATGTCAACGGTGTTTTACATCGCTTCTGCCTGTGGAATTGCAGTGATGTACGTGCTTTACGCCTCAAAGATGTCATGCACCCTTAACATATTTTTCATCACATGGACCGGAGTTCTGCTTATAGTGATGATGGCCATATCGTTGCATTCAAGG GTGAACAGAGGGCTGCTGTCATCGGGGATTATGGCTTCTTACATTGTTTTCCTCTGTTGGAGTGCTATCAGAAG TGAGCCAGCTACTGAGAAATGCAGCCATGACAGAGAAAGTGGACATCATATTGGTTGGTCTACTATAGTT GGATTTGTGATTGCTCTATTTGCAATTGTAATCGCCACATTCTCAACGGGGATCGACTCACAGTCATTCCAG TTTCGTAAAGATGCAGTTGAACGGGAAGAAGATGATCTTCCATACGGGTATGGGTTCTTCCACCTCGTGTTCTCATTGGGGGCGATGTATTTCGCAATGCTATTCATCAGTTGGAATTTGGGGAGTTTGACAAGAAA ATGGAGTATTGATGTGGGGTGGGCTAGTACATGGGTGAAGATTGTTAATGAATGGTTTGCAGCCACAATATACA TGTGGAAGTTGATATTTCCAACATTGAGGGAAACCAAAGTAATGAACCATGAAGAGGAGACCACAGAGCAAGTGTAG